One window of Helicobacter sp. MIT 99-5507 genomic DNA carries:
- the pyrG gene encoding glutamine hydrolyzing CTP synthase — MQTKYIFVTGGVLSSLGKGISSSSIATLIKHANHKVSILKIDPYINVDPGTMSPLEHGEVFVTYDGAETDLDLGHYERFLDMNLSKKHNFTTGQVYLSVIEKERSGFYLGKTIQIVPHIVDEIKSRIKEAGIGSEFLIVELGGTVGDIEGMPYLEAMRQLKHELGNGMVISIHVTLIPLIKAAGELKTKPTQHSVQELRRIGINPQIILARCEKPLSRDLKQKLSLSCDVDDDCVIVVEDSDSIYKVPLNLMRENILSPISRYFNLTYQITPKMDEWDFLVKRIISPNSDVKIAFVGKYLDLKESYKSLTEALTHSGAHTDTRINIKWIDSSLLDSSNINVELGDIDAILIPGGFGERGIEGKILATKYARVNNIPFLGICLGMQLAIIEFCRNVLDMKNAQSVEFDKNTKEPVIYLIEDFIDFQGKKQFRTHTSPMGGTMRLGEYPCDLKPNTKIHAAYNKSTIYERHRHRYEANIKYKEILEENGIIISGQSNGLIETIELKDHVWFVGVQFHPEFTSKLQNPNPIILEFIKQAKQYKNSKDERFKTSY, encoded by the coding sequence ATGCAAACAAAATATATCTTTGTTACAGGGGGAGTTTTAAGCTCCCTTGGTAAAGGAATATCTTCATCTTCTATTGCCACATTAATAAAACATGCAAATCATAAAGTCTCAATACTAAAAATCGATCCTTATATAAATGTAGATCCTGGAACAATGAGCCCCTTAGAACATGGTGAAGTTTTTGTGACATATGATGGTGCAGAAACAGATTTGGATTTGGGGCATTATGAAAGATTCTTGGATATGAATCTTTCAAAAAAACATAATTTTACAACAGGACAGGTATATCTATCAGTCATTGAAAAAGAAAGAAGTGGATTTTATCTTGGAAAAACTATACAGATAGTCCCGCATATTGTTGATGAAATCAAAAGTAGGATCAAAGAAGCCGGTATTGGAAGTGAATTTTTAATTGTAGAGCTTGGTGGGACAGTTGGTGATATAGAGGGTATGCCATACTTAGAGGCAATGCGTCAGCTAAAGCACGAGCTTGGAAATGGTATGGTAATTAGCATACATGTTACACTCATACCACTTATAAAAGCAGCAGGTGAGCTAAAAACAAAACCAACACAGCATTCTGTCCAAGAGTTAAGAAGAATAGGGATAAATCCACAAATAATCCTTGCAAGATGCGAAAAGCCACTATCAAGAGATTTAAAACAAAAATTATCTCTAAGTTGCGATGTAGATGATGATTGCGTGATTGTAGTAGAAGATAGTGATAGTATTTATAAAGTACCTCTAAATTTAATGAGAGAAAATATCCTTAGCCCAATATCACGATATTTTAACCTCACTTATCAAATAACTCCTAAGATGGATGAATGGGATTTTTTAGTGAAACGAATAATCTCTCCAAATAGCGATGTGAAAATAGCATTTGTAGGCAAATATCTTGATTTAAAAGAATCTTACAAATCCCTAACAGAAGCCCTAACTCACAGCGGAGCACACACTGATACAAGGATCAATATAAAATGGATTGATAGCTCACTGCTTGATTCTAGCAATATCAATGTTGAATTAGGCGATATTGATGCTATTTTGATACCTGGCGGATTTGGTGAAAGAGGCATTGAAGGTAAGATTTTAGCTACAAAATACGCTAGAGTTAATAATATTCCATTTCTTGGAATCTGCCTTGGAATGCAACTTGCAATAATAGAATTTTGCAGAAATGTATTAGATATGAAGAATGCACAAAGTGTAGAATTTGACAAAAACACAAAAGAGCCAGTTATTTATCTAATAGAAGATTTTATCGATTTTCAAGGTAAAAAGCAGTTTAGGACACATACTTCACCTATGGGCGGAACAATGCGGCTTGGAGAATATCCTTGCGATTTAAAGCCAAATACAAAAATCCATGCAGCATATAACAAATCTACAATTTATGAACGACATCGCCACAGATACGAAGCAAATATAAAATATAAAGAGATTCTAGAAGAAAATGGGATAATTATTAGCGGTCAATCAAATGGGCTAATTGAAACAATAGAGCTAAAAGATCATGTATGGTTTGTTGGAGTGCAATTCCACCCAGAATTTACTTCAAAATTACAGAATCCAAATCCTATAATATTAGAATTTATAAAACAAGCAAAACAATATAAAAATAGTAAAGATGAGCGTTTTAAAACAAGTTACTGA
- the recG gene encoding ATP-dependent DNA helicase RecG produces the protein MNRLAKIGINNLFEAILYTPKSYTNTTILKSLNKYSTNEGAVKIIINSKAGFGKTLKFQAYMLDLDENLEIIIFNPKPYHNKIFIQNKEMYIFGKFEYKYGIYTIVQPRITTNINQITLNFATTRIKNLNNIFREIISQENLNTLNFDDEIKKSIFSIFHPESDIFYLDEFNKNNGLFGKYLEAIKFVEIYYYMSELRKKRYFFEATSILNGDYKSFIKSLPFSLTNGQEKCIDYLSKKLDSKIATRCVVMGDVGCGKTIVILSCVMMAYPKKSILLAPTTILASQIYNEAIKFLPKNISVGLAIKDNQIVDCDFLIGTHSLLYKDISSFSLFMTDEQHRFGTNQRMTIEKMLEIDGKKPHSIQFSATPIPRTMALIESNIVDFCTIKDLPFKKDITSKIITKDDFSTLIAHIKEEIKKHMQIAIIYPLVEQSNTIAYQSIEEGLPFWQKNFKNVYSTHGKDKNKEEIIDSFRDNGDILIATTLFEVGISLPRLSTIIIVGAERLGFATLHQLRGRVSRNGAKGFCFLYTNEAKRARLNDFIKTNNGFEIAELDLKYRNSGDILKGIRQSGMQFKYFDIATDKEIANNAKNLLNEGTK, from the coding sequence ATGAATAGATTAGCTAAAATAGGTATAAACAACCTATTTGAAGCCATTTTATACACTCCAAAATCATATACAAATACAACAATTCTAAAATCTCTAAATAAATATTCTACAAATGAAGGTGCAGTAAAAATAATCATAAATTCTAAAGCAGGATTTGGTAAAACACTTAAATTCCAAGCATATATGCTAGATTTAGATGAGAATCTAGAGATAATAATATTTAATCCAAAACCATATCACAATAAAATTTTTATTCAAAATAAAGAAATGTATATTTTTGGAAAATTTGAATACAAATATGGAATCTATACCATTGTCCAGCCAAGAATTACTACAAATATCAATCAAATCACTTTGAATTTTGCTACAACAAGAATAAAAAATCTTAATAATATTTTTAGAGAAATTATCTCACAAGAAAATTTAAACACTCTAAATTTTGATGATGAAATAAAAAAATCAATATTTAGCATTTTTCACCCAGAATCTGATATATTTTATCTAGATGAATTTAATAAAAATAATGGACTTTTTGGTAAATATCTTGAGGCGATTAAATTTGTAGAAATATATTATTATATGAGTGAATTACGCAAAAAAAGATACTTTTTTGAAGCTACAAGTATTTTAAATGGGGATTATAAAAGTTTTATAAAATCTCTTCCTTTTTCTCTTACAAATGGTCAAGAAAAATGTATTGATTATCTAAGCAAAAAGCTGGATTCTAAAATTGCTACTAGATGTGTTGTTATGGGTGATGTAGGCTGTGGAAAGACTATTGTAATCCTCTCTTGTGTAATGATGGCTTATCCAAAAAAATCTATACTTCTTGCACCAACAACAATACTTGCAAGTCAAATATATAATGAAGCAATAAAATTCTTACCAAAAAATATCAGTGTAGGACTTGCCATCAAGGACAATCAGATTGTAGATTGTGATTTTTTGATAGGAACACATTCACTTTTGTATAAGGATATTTCATCTTTTAGTCTATTTATGACCGATGAACAACATAGATTTGGGACAAATCAAAGAATGACGATAGAAAAAATGCTAGAAATTGATGGCAAAAAACCGCATAGCATTCAATTTTCTGCTACACCAATACCACGCACAATGGCATTAATAGAATCTAATATAGTTGATTTTTGCACTATAAAAGATTTACCATTCAAAAAAGATATCACAAGCAAAATTATTACAAAAGATGACTTTAGTACATTAATAGCACATATAAAAGAAGAGATTAAAAAACATATGCAAATTGCAATAATATATCCATTAGTAGAACAAAGCAATACAATAGCATATCAATCCATAGAAGAAGGCTTGCCATTTTGGCAAAAAAATTTTAAAAATGTTTATTCAACGCATGGCAAAGATAAAAATAAAGAAGAAATCATTGATTCTTTTAGAGATAATGGTGATATTTTGATTGCAACTACATTATTTGAAGTGGGTATCTCTCTTCCTAGATTATCAACAATTATTATTGTTGGGGCGGAGAGACTTGGATTTGCTACATTACACCAACTAAGAGGCAGGGTAAGCAGAAATGGAGCAAAAGGATTCTGCTTTTTATATACAAATGAAGCAAAAAGAGCAAGGTTGAATGATTTTATAAAAACAAATAATGGCTTTGAGATTGCAGAGCTAGATTTGAAATATAGAAATAGCGGGGATATTTTAAAAGGGATTCGCCAAAGTGGCATGCAATTTAAATATTTTGATATAGCAACAGATAAAGAAATAGCAAACAATGCAAAAAATTTACTTAATGAAGGCACAAAATGA
- a CDS encoding ribonuclease R family protein, with amino-acid sequence MDKFLLNLIFGISEIPKNKIQIFKDLDSMNAIEYTKKSFKLKDKFIIGYIDAIENKNLYFLKPLKESKKDYKILGKTHLCNNDLVLARKKSNKDKRPKATIIKILKRENTKGIGILKKINNNLKICNLKNGEIIPIKVSQKSLNALPLNCLFEIDLTNLKILNVLGMLDEAKNDLLIVLLMHNKVESFSNETLSFCNSFKSNLDSSYYPDRIDLTHLPFISIDPDDAKDFDDALYFDGTYLYVAIADVSYYVPPDSTIDKEAFNRGFSMYFPNKVIPMLPDILSNDLCSLKEGQNRLSFIWKLKINKKTMQVSQSELFEGIIKVSKNYTYDEFNNILKDKNNLFSKLFSITSKIRKNRLKNGLDFANKEIKLELDSNFEIKNITQKCELDSNHLVEECMLLANKESAKMLEQYCGIYRIHDEIDEINLKSLFSDLSFLDKEGNIKFNKKLSLRDNIYALQNIAKKQDLSEIVDKIIITYLPKAKYSPKNSGHFALGFSSYSHFTSPIRRYSDLIVHRILKEILHCNQKKINYIGKNLEAICARLNFLEKDIANLELEFNDRKFARFYKVGDILDCIITQTKDEIKAKILGSNARIFLDKSFLAKKYQRFSIIKAKVTSSNVETSRIEGKILV; translated from the coding sequence ATGGATAAATTTTTATTAAATCTTATATTTGGAATAAGTGAAATACCAAAAAATAAAATTCAAATTTTTAAAGACTTAGATTCTATGAATGCAATAGAATACACAAAAAAATCATTCAAACTAAAAGATAAATTTATCATAGGCTACATCGATGCAATAGAAAATAAAAATTTATATTTTTTAAAGCCATTAAAAGAAAGTAAAAAAGACTATAAGATTCTAGGTAAAACCCATCTTTGTAATAATGATTTAGTCCTTGCAAGAAAAAAATCAAATAAGGACAAAAGACCAAAAGCGACAATAATTAAGATTCTAAAAAGAGAAAATACAAAAGGTATTGGAATTTTAAAAAAAATTAATAACAATCTAAAAATATGCAATCTAAAAAATGGTGAAATAATTCCTATAAAAGTATCACAAAAATCACTAAATGCACTTCCGCTAAATTGCCTATTTGAAATTGATTTGACAAATCTAAAAATACTAAATGTCTTAGGCATGTTAGATGAAGCCAAAAATGATCTTTTAATCGTGCTTTTGATGCACAACAAAGTAGAATCTTTTAGCAATGAAACTCTATCTTTTTGCAATAGTTTTAAATCAAATTTAGATTCTAGCTATTATCCAGATAGGATTGATTTAACTCATTTGCCATTTATCAGCATTGATCCAGATGATGCAAAAGATTTTGATGATGCTTTGTATTTTGATGGCACTTATCTTTATGTGGCAATAGCTGATGTAAGCTATTATGTCCCACCAGATTCTACGATCGATAAAGAAGCTTTCAATAGAGGATTTAGCATGTATTTTCCAAACAAAGTAATACCAATGCTGCCAGATATACTTAGCAATGATTTATGTTCGCTAAAAGAAGGACAAAATCGCTTAAGCTTTATTTGGAAATTAAAAATCAACAAAAAAACTATGCAAGTATCACAAAGTGAGCTATTTGAAGGTATAATAAAAGTATCAAAAAATTACACTTATGATGAATTTAACAACATATTAAAAGATAAAAACAATCTTTTTTCTAAGCTTTTTTCTATCACTTCAAAGATTCGCAAAAATCGTCTAAAAAATGGACTTGATTTTGCAAATAAAGAAATAAAACTAGAGCTAGATTCTAATTTTGAGATCAAAAATATCACCCAAAAATGCGAGTTAGATTCTAATCATTTAGTAGAAGAATGTATGTTACTTGCAAATAAAGAGAGTGCAAAAATGCTAGAACAATATTGTGGAATCTATAGAATCCACGATGAAATAGATGAAATCAACCTAAAATCATTATTTAGTGATTTATCATTTTTAGACAAAGAAGGAAATATTAAGTTTAATAAAAAATTAAGCCTAAGAGATAATATCTACGCATTGCAAAATATCGCAAAAAAACAAGATTTAAGTGAGATTGTAGATAAAATAATCATCACTTATTTGCCAAAAGCAAAATATTCACCAAAAAATAGCGGACATTTTGCACTAGGTTTTTCTTCATACTCGCATTTTACATCACCAATTAGACGATATAGCGATTTAATCGTGCATAGAATCTTAAAAGAAATATTACATTGCAATCAAAAAAAGATAAATTATATAGGCAAAAATCTAGAGGCAATATGTGCTAGATTAAATTTTTTAGAAAAAGATATTGCAAATTTAGAGCTTGAATTTAATGATAGAAAATTTGCTAGATTCTACAAAGTAGGTGATATATTAGATTGCATAATCACACAAACAAAAGATGAAATAAAAGCAAAGATTCTTGGCTCAAATGCAAGAATCTTTTTAGACAAAAGCTTTTTAGCTAAAAAATACCAAAGATTTTCAATAATAAAAGCAAAAGTAACATCAAGCAATGTAGAAACTTCAAGGATAGAAGGAAAGATTCTAGTTTAA
- a CDS encoding glycosyltransferase family 1 protein, with translation MKIAFEANALTSPHTGIAKSLINLIKHIKDAEIILFTNNNKKINLNLGFKYTFIDLNGGGWNKSLESCDYLHYHQNGGILPNFSNNVLMIHDVLPLILDKNPLRTFKYKQNIKKQIKLAKIILTPSLYSKTQIQKHFKVTKEIHVLPHGIDKIEIPSKNRGDYYIYVGGYDPRKGLDNLLETFIRLNRKIIFVGEIRYFSPYFRFLSQKAMELGILTQSGYVNEMELKKLIKHAKALIYPSKFEGFGLPPLESMALGTPVITTPFSSIKEVCKECALYFNPDIKNSLYEKIIEFEENNIAEKLIEMGLKNAKNFSWEKSAREYINILYKSHLQ, from the coding sequence ATGAAAATAGCATTTGAAGCAAATGCCCTTACATCTCCGCATACAGGCATAGCAAAAAGCTTAATCAATCTAATAAAACATATAAAAGATGCAGAAATAATCCTATTTACAAATAATAATAAAAAAATAAATCTAAATTTAGGGTTTAAATACACTTTTATAGACTTAAATGGGGGGGGGTGGAATAAATCATTAGAATCTTGTGATTATTTACATTATCATCAAAATGGCGGAATCTTGCCAAATTTCAGTAATAATGTTTTAATGATACACGATGTTTTGCCACTAATACTAGATAAAAATCCATTGCGAACTTTTAAATATAAACAAAATATAAAAAAGCAAATAAAACTAGCAAAAATAATACTCACTCCAAGCTTGTATTCAAAAACACAAATACAAAAACACTTCAAAGTTACTAAAGAAATACATGTATTACCTCATGGAATAGATAAGATAGAAATACCAAGTAAAAATAGAGGTGATTATTATATTTATGTGGGTGGATATGATCCTAGAAAAGGTTTGGATAATTTATTAGAAACTTTTATTAGACTAAATAGAAAGATTATTTTTGTAGGCGAAATACGATATTTTTCACCATATTTTAGATTCTTATCACAAAAAGCAATGGAATTAGGAATCTTAACACAAAGTGGCTATGTAAATGAGATGGAATTAAAAAAATTAATAAAACACGCAAAAGCTCTAATCTATCCATCAAAATTTGAAGGTTTTGGTTTGCCACCATTGGAATCTATGGCACTTGGCACACCTGTAATAACAACTCCATTTAGTAGTATCAAAGAAGTATGCAAAGAATGTGCTTTGTATTTCAATCCAGATATAAAAAATAGTCTTTATGAGAAAATAATAGAATTTGAAGAAAATAATATTGCAGAAAAACTAATAGAAATGGGGTTAAAAAATGCTAAAAATTTTAGCTGGGAAAAAAGTGCAAGAGAATATATAAATATTTTATATAAATCTCATTTGCAATAA
- the recJ gene encoding single-stranded-DNA-specific exonuclease RecJ: MSVLKQVTDILESRNLNTFKKINQIPYFDTLFGVKEASKIIKDSILQNKKIAVVGDYDVDGITSICIMENFFKDLGYENIIFKIPNRFIDGYGINIDIVKELDADVYITVDNGISAFEVANFCKSLNKILIISDHHKPLIENGKEILPDAAAIINPNQQNCNFIQKDICGAVVAFYLCGGIKNELSKNIKLDSYTPFLSLAIIADMMPLTSLNRILFKHGIENIKKSNIAAFKTFKNIYGEINTQNISFNIAPTLNSVGRLEDAKIALDFFREQNLIKNDMLFRQLIEINNKRKNIQNDITQIALKNPKKNKNFILSYGENWHEGVLGIVASKLAEEFNMSAFCLSLKDGILKGSGRARGGINLIHSIQHCKDLLLGFGGHSGAVGLSLTLENLDKFMQELDKNCIIDCANENKEEIYTKLCDINDELLAVLESYEPYGIGNEKIEFYASDVLIVDSTLFGKNKEHQRLKFSQNRIIRNGILFNNKNEWLNKNVDIRFNITRNKFNETQLIINNINFRD, encoded by the coding sequence ATGAGCGTTTTAAAACAAGTTACTGATATTTTAGAAAGTAGAAATTTAAATACTTTTAAAAAGATAAATCAAATACCATATTTTGATACTCTTTTTGGAGTGAAAGAAGCAAGTAAAATTATAAAAGATTCTATCTTGCAAAATAAAAAAATCGCTGTTGTTGGGGATTATGATGTAGATGGTATAACTTCTATTTGCATAATGGAGAATTTTTTTAAAGATTTGGGATATGAAAATATCATTTTTAAGATTCCAAATCGCTTTATTGATGGATATGGAATAAATATTGATATAGTAAAAGAACTTGATGCAGATGTCTATATCACCGTTGATAATGGAATTAGTGCATTTGAAGTAGCTAATTTTTGCAAATCTTTAAATAAGATTCTAATTATTTCTGACCATCACAAACCTTTAATAGAAAATGGCAAAGAAATACTTCCAGATGCAGCAGCTATAATAAATCCAAATCAACAAAATTGTAATTTTATACAAAAAGATATATGCGGGGCAGTAGTGGCATTTTATCTATGTGGTGGGATTAAAAATGAACTTAGTAAAAATATCAAGCTTGATAGCTATACTCCATTTTTATCTTTAGCAATCATAGCTGATATGATGCCACTAACGTCGCTAAATAGAATCTTGTTTAAACATGGAATTGAAAATATAAAAAAATCAAACATTGCAGCATTTAAAACTTTTAAAAATATTTATGGCGAAATAAATACACAAAATATTAGCTTTAATATTGCACCGACGCTAAATAGTGTCGGTAGATTAGAAGATGCAAAAATCGCACTAGATTTTTTTAGAGAGCAGAATCTAATAAAGAATGATATGCTATTTAGGCAATTAATAGAGATAAACAATAAGAGAAAAAATATACAAAATGACATCACGCAAATCGCACTAAAAAATCCAAAAAAAAATAAAAACTTTATTTTAAGCTATGGAGAAAATTGGCATGAAGGAGTGCTAGGAATCGTAGCATCAAAGCTTGCAGAAGAATTCAATATGAGTGCATTTTGCCTAAGTCTAAAAGATGGAATCTTAAAAGGCTCTGGTAGAGCAAGAGGTGGGATAAATCTAATACATTCAATCCAACATTGCAAAGATTTATTACTTGGCTTTGGTGGTCATAGTGGAGCTGTAGGGCTTAGTCTAACACTAGAAAATTTAGATAAATTTATGCAAGAATTGGATAAAAATTGCATAATAGATTGTGCAAATGAAAACAAAGAAGAAATTTATACTAAATTATGCGATATTAATGATGAATTATTAGCAGTTTTAGAATCTTATGAGCCATATGGCATTGGAAATGAGAAAATAGAATTTTATGCTAGTGATGTTTTGATAGTAGATTCCACTTTATTTGGTAAAAACAAAGAACACCAAAGATTGAAATTTAGCCAAAATAGAATAATTAGAAATGGAATCTTATTTAATAATAAAAATGAATGGTTAAATAAAAATGTTGATATAAGGTTTAATATTACTAGAAATAAATTTAATGAAACGCAATTAATAATTAATAACATAAATTTTAGAGATTAA
- a CDS encoding YdcH family protein, producing MLHEYREEITELKMTDAHFTKIFDKHNELDEKIAEAEKGAIYIDEFEIDRMKKEKLRLKDEAYAIILEYKKSKQK from the coding sequence ATGTTACACGAATATAGGGAAGAAATAACAGAGCTAAAGATGACAGATGCTCACTTTACAAAGATTTTTGATAAACACAATGAGCTTGATGAAAAGATCGCAGAAGCTGAAAAAGGTGCTATATATATAGATGAATTTGAAATTGATAGAATGAAAAAGGAAAAATTAAGATTAAAAGATGAAGCTTATGCAATAATCTTAGAGTATAAAAAATCAAAACAAAAATAA
- the ilvC gene encoding ketol-acid reductoisomerase yields MALMVYYDKDCDLNLIKSKKVAVIGFGSQGHAHAENLRDSGVSVVIGLANNSKSRAKAEAKNFKVLSVSEATREADVIMILIPDELQADVFNDEILPNLAPSKTIAFGHGFNVHFGQIDFPKDVNIIMVAPKAPGHTVRSEFIKGGGIPDLIAVANDYDGNSKQLALSYASAIGGGKSGIIETTFKDETETDLFGEQAVLCGGVTSLVKAGFETLVEAGYPEEMAYFECLHELKLIVDLIYEGGLANMRYSISNTAEYGDMVSGPRVINAESKKAMKEILRDIQEGRFAKDFILERKAGYARMNSERKNLSSHKIEEVGGRLRAMMPWIGANKLVDKDKN; encoded by the coding sequence ATGGCTTTAATGGTTTATTATGATAAAGATTGCGATTTAAATCTAATCAAAAGTAAAAAAGTTGCAGTTATTGGCTTTGGTTCTCAAGGACATGCACATGCAGAAAATTTACGAGATTCTGGAGTTAGCGTTGTAATTGGTCTTGCAAATAATTCTAAATCAAGGGCAAAAGCAGAGGCTAAAAATTTTAAAGTGCTAAGTGTAAGTGAAGCTACAAGAGAGGCAGATGTCATTATGATTTTAATTCCTGATGAACTTCAAGCAGATGTATTTAATGATGAAATTCTACCAAATTTAGCTCCTAGCAAGACTATTGCATTTGGACATGGATTTAATGTGCATTTTGGGCAAATTGATTTTCCAAAAGATGTAAATATAATTATGGTAGCACCAAAAGCTCCTGGGCACACTGTTAGAAGTGAATTTATAAAAGGTGGTGGAATCCCAGATTTGATTGCTGTTGCAAATGACTATGATGGAAATTCAAAACAATTAGCATTAAGCTATGCAAGTGCTATTGGTGGCGGTAAAAGTGGTATTATTGAGACAACTTTCAAAGATGAAACTGAAACAGATCTATTTGGCGAGCAAGCAGTGCTTTGCGGTGGTGTTACAAGCCTTGTAAAAGCGGGATTTGAAACACTTGTAGAGGCTGGTTATCCTGAAGAGATGGCGTATTTTGAGTGCTTGCATGAGTTAAAACTCATCGTTGATTTGATTTATGAGGGTGGGCTTGCAAATATGAGATATTCTATTTCAAATACTGCAGAATATGGTGATATGGTAAGCGGTCCTAGAGTGATAAATGCAGAATCTAAAAAGGCTATGAAAGAGATTTTGCGCGATATTCAAGAAGGACGCTTTGCAAAAGACTTCATTTTAGAAAGAAAAGCAGGTTATGCAAGAATGAATAGTGAGAGAAAAAATCTTTCTTCCCATAAGATAGAAGAAGTAGGTGGAAGACTTAGAGCTATGATGCCTTGGATTGGTGCAAACAAGCTTGTAGATAAAGATAAAAATTAA